In the genome of Blastopirellula marina, one region contains:
- a CDS encoding nitroreductase family protein, protein MNVIDAAYQRRAIKHFDPDHEISSDEERKLLEATIQSPTSFNIQHWRFVILRDPQLRSKIRTEWGNDQAQMTDASLLVLFTADMKAWEKEPHRYWRNAPQEVADLLVNWMGPFHEGREWLQRDEAQRSIGMAMQTLMLVAKGMGYESCPMIGFDIQKVSELIKLPKDHVMGPMVAIGRGTKDAWPKPGQLSLDEICFENGFI, encoded by the coding sequence ATGAATGTCATTGACGCCGCCTACCAAAGACGTGCCATCAAGCACTTCGACCCAGATCATGAGATTTCCTCGGATGAGGAACGAAAACTGCTCGAAGCTACGATTCAATCCCCGACGAGTTTTAATATCCAGCATTGGCGATTCGTCATTCTGCGGGATCCCCAGTTGCGTTCAAAGATCCGAACTGAATGGGGAAATGACCAGGCACAAATGACCGACGCGTCGTTACTCGTATTGTTTACAGCAGATATGAAAGCTTGGGAGAAAGAGCCGCATCGGTATTGGAGAAATGCACCCCAGGAAGTCGCCGATTTACTCGTGAATTGGATGGGTCCCTTTCATGAAGGGCGGGAATGGCTTCAACGGGATGAAGCCCAGCGTTCAATCGGGATGGCGATGCAAACCTTGATGCTTGTCGCCAAGGGTATGGGTTACGAGTCGTGTCCCATGATTGGCTTTGATATCCAAAAAGTTTCAGAGCTGATCAAACTTCCCAAAGACCACGTCATGGGACCGATGGTTGCCATTGGCAGAGGAACCAAAGACGCATGGCCCAAGCCTGGTCAACTCTCTTTAGATGAGATTTGCTTCGAAAATGGCTTCATCTAA